A single region of the Lathamus discolor isolate bLatDis1 chromosome 13, bLatDis1.hap1, whole genome shotgun sequence genome encodes:
- the LOC136021452 gene encoding ubiquitin carboxyl-terminal hydrolase 36-like isoform X2, translated as MPVTERLREVMKRARREMSGNGSMTQLLAGSAKKVLLQKIEFEPARRGFSEQLQRLRDKYVRLNSPAKAAGPQCGPEEEQQVKQESSDAPVGPGDGIPAPQKVLFPSERLSMGWEKMYRIGAGLRNLGNTCFLNSTVQCLTYTPPLANYLLSKEHRCTSDHGSFCMICIMQNHVAQAFANSGNVIKPVAFVRDLKKIAGHMRFGQQEDAHEFLRYTIDAMQQSCLSGCTRLDCETQATTLVHRIFGGYLRSRVKCLSCKSVSDTYDPFLDLALEIWQAKDLREALELFVKPDLLDEENPYLCAGCNNRVSATKRFSIHRASNVLTLSLKRFFCGGQKITKAVPYPEFLDIRPYMSENKGDPVMYGLYAVLVHSGYSCHAGHYYCYVKASNGQWYHMNDSMVCCSNVNVVLNQEAYLLFYVRLSGPEKSLDRPIARAVPRLTGSEGTVSKEAKKTVSHRPLLPSLGRSVWPERRGPGPEVGVPVDRSTLSTGPELRNGPAPEKLPATSLPSGAPFKATCVGTALPRAAAQSPEPPRSASSLGSSTTSGARSAEADHPQQSSWEERMPPARATSPVLLGLTQQPGSTAHRARDSEEDSGSSSAASPAHAAVGKLVTVSQEAGSRTSSSSTSRETDRGTDVPSAAPAAPTATRCRKAKCPWSASAAVGQSSGTSPPPAKKLALSARKSLQGRKLHRSAHHAWHRAQVAGSSFPPNSSRPSSALLPLGTCSREELSPVTTGSFTKKRRHEAGSSLGAPAAQEEVSIPHKKRVLTAEVSEPLEGPEAADRICDEEAPDSQAQESWPMSSPRAHPDWEPTSATRREKTRRRRMEESCSLAAVKAWRAKKQRTEADVARHHKNTWKGDARSKAVGEPATNVVCAAVAADSQAGAGHRHCPAAQRPGHDRGAGTAPMTQLESTVVEQLLVDSLDKAYGKQVLTWNGGVSAVSWDAIQSAASARRKTILDEWDEEFDRGKVKKVKKRRREQRHQNPFQWLHRQRSFWAVTHPAKAASLRHRL; from the exons ATGCCGGTCACGGAGAGGCTGCGGGAGGTGATGAAGCGGGCCCGGCGGGAGATGAGCGGGAACGGGAGCATGACCCAGCTGCTGGCCGGCTCTGCCAAGaaggtgctgctgcagaagatCGAGTTCGAACCGGCCCGCCGGggcttctctgagcagctgcagaggctcCGCGACAAGTACGTGCGGCTGAACTCCCCAGCCAAGGCTGCCGGACCCCAGTGCGGCCccgaggaggagcagcaggtcaaGCAGG AGAGCAGCGACGCCCCAGTGGGCCCAGGGGACGGGATCCCTGCGCCCCAGAAAGTGCTCTTCCCCTCGGAACGCCTGTCCATGGGGTGGGAGAAGATGTACCGCATCGGCGCGGGACTGCGTAACCTCGGGAACACATGTTTCCTGAACTCCACCGTGCAGTGCCTCACGTACACCCCGCCGCTCGCTAACTACCTGCTTTCCAAGGAGCACCGCTGCACCA GTGACCACGGCAGCTTCTGCATGATCTGTATCATGCAGAACCATGTGGCTCAGGCTTTTGCCAACAGCGGCAATGTGATAAAGCCGGTGGCCTTCGTCCGAGACCTCAAAA AGATCGCTGGGCACATGCGCTTCGGTCAGCAGGAGGACGCGCATGAATTCCTGCGTTACACCATCGACGCCATGCAGCAGTCCTGCCTGAGTGGCTGCACCAG GTTGGATTGCGAGACCCAGGCAACGACACTGGTCCACCGGATCTTTGGCGGCTACCTGCGATCCCGTG TGAAGTGTTTGTCGTGCAAGAGCGTCTCGGACACGTACGACCCTTTCCTAGACCTGGCACTGGAGATCTGG CAAGCCAAAGACCTACGCGAGGCGCTGGAGCTGTTTGTGAAGCCAGACCTGCTGGATGAGGAGAACCCCTACCTGTGCGCAGG ATGCAACAACAGAGTCTCGGCAACAAAACGCTTCAGCATCCACCGAGCCTCCAATGTTCTCACGCTGTCACTGAAGAGGTTCTTCTGTGGTGGACAGAAAATCACCAAG gctGTGCCGTACCCTGAGTTCCTCGACATCCGCCCGTACATGTCAGAGAACAAGGGGGATCCTGTAATGTATGGGCTGTATGCAGTGCTGGTGCACTCTGGGTACAGCTGCCACGCGGGGCACTACTACTGCTATGTGAAG gcGAGCAACGGGCAATGGTATCACATGAATGACAGTATGGTCTGCTGCAGCAATGTCAACGTGGTCCTCAACCAGGAGGCCTACCTGCTGTTCTACGTGAG GCTCTCCGGCCCAGAGAAGAGCTTGGACAGGCCCATTGCCAGAGCTGTCCCCAGGCTGACTGGCTCCGAGGGCACCGTCTCCAAAGAGGCCAAGAAAACTGTGAGCCACAGGCCCCTGTTGCCATCACTG GGACGCAGCGTGTGGCCAGAGAGGAGGGGGCCAGGGCCGGAGGTCGGGGTGCCCGTGGACCGCAGCACATTGAGTACGGGACCAGAGCTGCGGAACGGCCCCgccccagagaagctgcccGCTACATCGCTGCCAAGCGGGGCGCCCTTCAAAGCCACCTGTGTGGGCACAGCGCTGCCCCGTGCCGCAGCCCAGAGCCCAGAGCCTCCCAGGTCCGCGTCATCCCTGGGCTCCAGCACCACCAGCGGAGCACGCTCAGCTGAAGCAgatcatccccagcagagctccTGGGAGGAAAGGATGCCGCCTGCCCGGGCCacatccccagtgctgctgggcctCACCCAGCAGCCCGGGAGCACTGCGCATAGAGCCCGTGACTCGGAGGAGGACTCgggaagcagcagtgctgccagccCAGCGCATGCTGCAGTGGGGAAGCTGGTCACAGTTTCCCAGGAGGCCGGGAGCAgaaccagcagctccagcacctctcGGGAGACGGACCGTGGCACCGACGTCCCCAGTGCCGCGCCGGCCGCCCCCACAGCCACCAGGTGCAGGAAGGCGAAATGCCCCTGGTCGGCCAGCGCCgctgtggggcagagcagcGGCACATCACCACCACCGGCCAAGAAGCTGGCGCTCTCTGCCAGAAAG tccctgcagggcaggaagcTGCACAGGAGTGCCCACCACGCGTGGCATCGCGCGCAagttgctggcagcagcttcccacCGAACAGCAGCCGCCCCAGCTCggctctgctgcctttgggCACGTGCAG cagggaggagctCAGCCCGGTCACCACTGGCTCCTTCACAAAGAAGAGGCGGCAcgaggcaggcagcagcctcGGTGCTCCAGCGGCTCAAGAGGAGGTCTCCATCCCACACAAGAAGAGAGTTCTTACTGCAGAGGTCTCTGAGCCCCTGGAAGGGCCAGAGGCAGCAGATCGCATCTGTGATGAGGAGGCGCCGGACTCGCAGGCCCAGGAGAGCTGGCCCATGTCATCCCCCCGTGCCCACCCAGACTGGGAGCCCACCTCTGCCACGAGGAGGGAAAAgacaaggaggaggagaatggAGGAGAG ctgcagcttgGCTGCTGTGAAGGCCTGGAGGGCAAAGAAGCAGCGAACGGAGGCTGACGTGGCCAGGCACCACAAGAACACGTGGAAGGGAGATGCTAGGAGTAAGGCCGTGGGGGAGCCAGCTACCAACGTCGTCTGTGCTGCAG TGGCAGCGgacagccaggctggggctgggcacaggcactgccctgCTGCCCAAAGGCCTGGACATGACCGTGGGGCTGGCACAGCACCGATGACCCAGCTGGAGTCCACAGTGGTGGAGCAGCTGCTTGTGGATTCCTTGGACAAAGCTTATGGCAAACAAG TCTTGACCTGGAATGGCGGTGTCTCGGCTGTCAGTTGGGATGCCATTCAGTCTGCAGCCTCAGCTCGCAGGAAGACCATCCTCGATGAGTGGGATGAGGAGTTTGACAGAGGGAAG gtgaagaaggtgaaaaagcggaggagggagcagagacaccAGAACCCCTTCCAGTGGCTGCACCGCCAGCGCAGCTTCTGGGCAGTGACGCATCCGGCCAAGGCAGCGAGCCTGCGCCACCGGCTCTGA
- the LOC136021452 gene encoding ubiquitin carboxyl-terminal hydrolase 36-like isoform X1 — protein MPVTERLREVMKRARREMSGNGSMTQLLAGSAKKVLLQKIEFEPARRGFSEQLQRLRDKYVRLNSPAKAAGPQCGPEEEQQVKQESSDAPVGPGDGIPAPQKVLFPSERLSMGWEKMYRIGAGLRNLGNTCFLNSTVQCLTYTPPLANYLLSKEHRCTSDHGSFCMICIMQNHVAQAFANSGNVIKPVAFVRDLKKIAGHMRFGQQEDAHEFLRYTIDAMQQSCLSGCTRLDCETQATTLVHRIFGGYLRSRVKCLSCKSVSDTYDPFLDLALEIWQAKDLREALELFVKPDLLDEENPYLCAGCNNRVSATKRFSIHRASNVLTLSLKRFFCGGQKITKAVPYPEFLDIRPYMSENKGDPVMYGLYAVLVHSGYSCHAGHYYCYVKASNGQWYHMNDSMVCCSNVNVVLNQEAYLLFYVRLSGPEKSLDRPIARAVPRLTGSEGTVSKEAKKTVSHRPLLPSLGRSVWPERRGPGPEVGVPVDRSTLSTGPELRNGPAPEKLPATSLPSGAPFKATCVGTALPRAAAQSPEPPRSASSLGSSTTSGARSAEADHPQQSSWEERMPPARATSPVLLGLTQQPGSTAHRARDSEEDSGSSSAASPAHAAVGKLVTVSQEAGSRTSSSSTSRETDRGTDVPSAAPAAPTATRCRKAKCPWSASAAVGQSSGTSPPPAKKLALSARKSLQGRKLHRSAHHAWHRAQVAGSSFPPNSSRPSSALLPLGTCSREELSPVTTGSFTKKRRHEAGSSLGAPAAQEEVSIPHKKRVLTAEVSEPLEGPEAADRICDEEAPDSQAQESWPMSSPRAHPDWEPTSATRREKTRRRRMEESCSLAAVKAWRAKKQRTEADVARHHKNTWKGDARSKAVGEPATNVVCAAASWLCSHSTSCPCLGSCMPVCCLCSRAALRYPGRGSAPLQTVAADSQAGAGHRHCPAAQRPGHDRGAGTAPMTQLESTVVEQLLVDSLDKAYGKQVLTWNGGVSAVSWDAIQSAASARRKTILDEWDEEFDRGKVKKVKKRRREQRHQNPFQWLHRQRSFWAVTHPAKAASLRHRL, from the exons ATGCCGGTCACGGAGAGGCTGCGGGAGGTGATGAAGCGGGCCCGGCGGGAGATGAGCGGGAACGGGAGCATGACCCAGCTGCTGGCCGGCTCTGCCAAGaaggtgctgctgcagaagatCGAGTTCGAACCGGCCCGCCGGggcttctctgagcagctgcagaggctcCGCGACAAGTACGTGCGGCTGAACTCCCCAGCCAAGGCTGCCGGACCCCAGTGCGGCCccgaggaggagcagcaggtcaaGCAGG AGAGCAGCGACGCCCCAGTGGGCCCAGGGGACGGGATCCCTGCGCCCCAGAAAGTGCTCTTCCCCTCGGAACGCCTGTCCATGGGGTGGGAGAAGATGTACCGCATCGGCGCGGGACTGCGTAACCTCGGGAACACATGTTTCCTGAACTCCACCGTGCAGTGCCTCACGTACACCCCGCCGCTCGCTAACTACCTGCTTTCCAAGGAGCACCGCTGCACCA GTGACCACGGCAGCTTCTGCATGATCTGTATCATGCAGAACCATGTGGCTCAGGCTTTTGCCAACAGCGGCAATGTGATAAAGCCGGTGGCCTTCGTCCGAGACCTCAAAA AGATCGCTGGGCACATGCGCTTCGGTCAGCAGGAGGACGCGCATGAATTCCTGCGTTACACCATCGACGCCATGCAGCAGTCCTGCCTGAGTGGCTGCACCAG GTTGGATTGCGAGACCCAGGCAACGACACTGGTCCACCGGATCTTTGGCGGCTACCTGCGATCCCGTG TGAAGTGTTTGTCGTGCAAGAGCGTCTCGGACACGTACGACCCTTTCCTAGACCTGGCACTGGAGATCTGG CAAGCCAAAGACCTACGCGAGGCGCTGGAGCTGTTTGTGAAGCCAGACCTGCTGGATGAGGAGAACCCCTACCTGTGCGCAGG ATGCAACAACAGAGTCTCGGCAACAAAACGCTTCAGCATCCACCGAGCCTCCAATGTTCTCACGCTGTCACTGAAGAGGTTCTTCTGTGGTGGACAGAAAATCACCAAG gctGTGCCGTACCCTGAGTTCCTCGACATCCGCCCGTACATGTCAGAGAACAAGGGGGATCCTGTAATGTATGGGCTGTATGCAGTGCTGGTGCACTCTGGGTACAGCTGCCACGCGGGGCACTACTACTGCTATGTGAAG gcGAGCAACGGGCAATGGTATCACATGAATGACAGTATGGTCTGCTGCAGCAATGTCAACGTGGTCCTCAACCAGGAGGCCTACCTGCTGTTCTACGTGAG GCTCTCCGGCCCAGAGAAGAGCTTGGACAGGCCCATTGCCAGAGCTGTCCCCAGGCTGACTGGCTCCGAGGGCACCGTCTCCAAAGAGGCCAAGAAAACTGTGAGCCACAGGCCCCTGTTGCCATCACTG GGACGCAGCGTGTGGCCAGAGAGGAGGGGGCCAGGGCCGGAGGTCGGGGTGCCCGTGGACCGCAGCACATTGAGTACGGGACCAGAGCTGCGGAACGGCCCCgccccagagaagctgcccGCTACATCGCTGCCAAGCGGGGCGCCCTTCAAAGCCACCTGTGTGGGCACAGCGCTGCCCCGTGCCGCAGCCCAGAGCCCAGAGCCTCCCAGGTCCGCGTCATCCCTGGGCTCCAGCACCACCAGCGGAGCACGCTCAGCTGAAGCAgatcatccccagcagagctccTGGGAGGAAAGGATGCCGCCTGCCCGGGCCacatccccagtgctgctgggcctCACCCAGCAGCCCGGGAGCACTGCGCATAGAGCCCGTGACTCGGAGGAGGACTCgggaagcagcagtgctgccagccCAGCGCATGCTGCAGTGGGGAAGCTGGTCACAGTTTCCCAGGAGGCCGGGAGCAgaaccagcagctccagcacctctcGGGAGACGGACCGTGGCACCGACGTCCCCAGTGCCGCGCCGGCCGCCCCCACAGCCACCAGGTGCAGGAAGGCGAAATGCCCCTGGTCGGCCAGCGCCgctgtggggcagagcagcGGCACATCACCACCACCGGCCAAGAAGCTGGCGCTCTCTGCCAGAAAG tccctgcagggcaggaagcTGCACAGGAGTGCCCACCACGCGTGGCATCGCGCGCAagttgctggcagcagcttcccacCGAACAGCAGCCGCCCCAGCTCggctctgctgcctttgggCACGTGCAG cagggaggagctCAGCCCGGTCACCACTGGCTCCTTCACAAAGAAGAGGCGGCAcgaggcaggcagcagcctcGGTGCTCCAGCGGCTCAAGAGGAGGTCTCCATCCCACACAAGAAGAGAGTTCTTACTGCAGAGGTCTCTGAGCCCCTGGAAGGGCCAGAGGCAGCAGATCGCATCTGTGATGAGGAGGCGCCGGACTCGCAGGCCCAGGAGAGCTGGCCCATGTCATCCCCCCGTGCCCACCCAGACTGGGAGCCCACCTCTGCCACGAGGAGGGAAAAgacaaggaggaggagaatggAGGAGAG ctgcagcttgGCTGCTGTGAAGGCCTGGAGGGCAAAGAAGCAGCGAACGGAGGCTGACGTGGCCAGGCACCACAAGAACACGTGGAAGGGAGATGCTAGGAGTAAGGCCGTGGGGGAGCCAGCTACCAACGTCGTCTGTGCTGCAG CTTCCTGGTTGTGCTCACATTCTACCTCCTGCCCTTGCTTGGGTTCCTGCATGCCAGTGTGCTGcttgtgcagcagagcagccttAAGATATCCAGGAAGAGGATCGGCTCCTCTGCAGACAG TGGCAGCGgacagccaggctggggctgggcacaggcactgccctgCTGCCCAAAGGCCTGGACATGACCGTGGGGCTGGCACAGCACCGATGACCCAGCTGGAGTCCACAGTGGTGGAGCAGCTGCTTGTGGATTCCTTGGACAAAGCTTATGGCAAACAAG TCTTGACCTGGAATGGCGGTGTCTCGGCTGTCAGTTGGGATGCCATTCAGTCTGCAGCCTCAGCTCGCAGGAAGACCATCCTCGATGAGTGGGATGAGGAGTTTGACAGAGGGAAG gtgaagaaggtgaaaaagcggaggagggagcagagacaccAGAACCCCTTCCAGTGGCTGCACCGCCAGCGCAGCTTCTGGGCAGTGACGCATCCGGCCAAGGCAGCGAGCCTGCGCCACCGGCTCTGA
- the LOC136021452 gene encoding ubiquitin carboxyl-terminal hydrolase 36-like isoform X3, which yields MPVTERLREVMKRARREMSGNGSMTQLLAGSAKKVLLQKIEFEPARRGFSEQLQRLRDKYVRLNSPAKAAGPQCGPEEEQQVKQESSDAPVGPGDGIPAPQKVLFPSERLSMGWEKMYRIGAGLRNLGNTCFLNSTVQCLTYTPPLANYLLSKEHRCTSDHGSFCMICIMQNHVAQAFANSGNVIKPVAFVRDLKKIAGHMRFGQQEDAHEFLRYTIDAMQQSCLSGCTRLDCETQATTLVHRIFGGYLRSRVKCLSCKSVSDTYDPFLDLALEIWQAKDLREALELFVKPDLLDEENPYLCAGCNNRVSATKRFSIHRASNVLTLSLKRFFCGGQKITKAVPYPEFLDIRPYMSENKGDPVMYGLYAVLVHSGYSCHAGHYYCYVKASNGQWYHMNDSMVCCSNVNVVLNQEAYLLFYVRLSGPEKSLDRPIARAVPRLTGSEGTVSKEAKKTVSHRPLLPSLGRSVWPERRGPGPEVGVPVDRSTLSTGPELRNGPAPEKLPATSLPSGAPFKATCVGTALPRAAAQSPEPPRSASSLGSSTTSGARSAEADHPQQSSWEERMPPARATSPVLLGLTQQPGSTAHRARDSEEDSGSSSAASPAHAAVGKLVTVSQEAGSRTSSSSTSRETDRGTDVPSAAPAAPTATRCRKAKCPWSASAAVGQSSGTSPPPAKKLALSARKSLQGRKLHRSAHHAWHRAQVAGSSFPPNSSRPSSALLPLGTCSREELSPVTTGSFTKKRRHEAGSSLGAPAAQEEVSIPHKKRVLTAEVSEPLEGPEAADRICDEEAPDSQAQESWPMSSPRAHPDWEPTSATRREKTRRRRMEESCSLAAVKAWRAKKQRTEADVARHHKNTWKGDARSKAVGEPATNVVCAAASWLCSHSTSCPCLGSCMPVCCLCSRAALRYPGRGSAPLQTGGGAKIYPQLLPAQDRPHGSGQPGWGWAQALPCCPKAWT from the exons ATGCCGGTCACGGAGAGGCTGCGGGAGGTGATGAAGCGGGCCCGGCGGGAGATGAGCGGGAACGGGAGCATGACCCAGCTGCTGGCCGGCTCTGCCAAGaaggtgctgctgcagaagatCGAGTTCGAACCGGCCCGCCGGggcttctctgagcagctgcagaggctcCGCGACAAGTACGTGCGGCTGAACTCCCCAGCCAAGGCTGCCGGACCCCAGTGCGGCCccgaggaggagcagcaggtcaaGCAGG AGAGCAGCGACGCCCCAGTGGGCCCAGGGGACGGGATCCCTGCGCCCCAGAAAGTGCTCTTCCCCTCGGAACGCCTGTCCATGGGGTGGGAGAAGATGTACCGCATCGGCGCGGGACTGCGTAACCTCGGGAACACATGTTTCCTGAACTCCACCGTGCAGTGCCTCACGTACACCCCGCCGCTCGCTAACTACCTGCTTTCCAAGGAGCACCGCTGCACCA GTGACCACGGCAGCTTCTGCATGATCTGTATCATGCAGAACCATGTGGCTCAGGCTTTTGCCAACAGCGGCAATGTGATAAAGCCGGTGGCCTTCGTCCGAGACCTCAAAA AGATCGCTGGGCACATGCGCTTCGGTCAGCAGGAGGACGCGCATGAATTCCTGCGTTACACCATCGACGCCATGCAGCAGTCCTGCCTGAGTGGCTGCACCAG GTTGGATTGCGAGACCCAGGCAACGACACTGGTCCACCGGATCTTTGGCGGCTACCTGCGATCCCGTG TGAAGTGTTTGTCGTGCAAGAGCGTCTCGGACACGTACGACCCTTTCCTAGACCTGGCACTGGAGATCTGG CAAGCCAAAGACCTACGCGAGGCGCTGGAGCTGTTTGTGAAGCCAGACCTGCTGGATGAGGAGAACCCCTACCTGTGCGCAGG ATGCAACAACAGAGTCTCGGCAACAAAACGCTTCAGCATCCACCGAGCCTCCAATGTTCTCACGCTGTCACTGAAGAGGTTCTTCTGTGGTGGACAGAAAATCACCAAG gctGTGCCGTACCCTGAGTTCCTCGACATCCGCCCGTACATGTCAGAGAACAAGGGGGATCCTGTAATGTATGGGCTGTATGCAGTGCTGGTGCACTCTGGGTACAGCTGCCACGCGGGGCACTACTACTGCTATGTGAAG gcGAGCAACGGGCAATGGTATCACATGAATGACAGTATGGTCTGCTGCAGCAATGTCAACGTGGTCCTCAACCAGGAGGCCTACCTGCTGTTCTACGTGAG GCTCTCCGGCCCAGAGAAGAGCTTGGACAGGCCCATTGCCAGAGCTGTCCCCAGGCTGACTGGCTCCGAGGGCACCGTCTCCAAAGAGGCCAAGAAAACTGTGAGCCACAGGCCCCTGTTGCCATCACTG GGACGCAGCGTGTGGCCAGAGAGGAGGGGGCCAGGGCCGGAGGTCGGGGTGCCCGTGGACCGCAGCACATTGAGTACGGGACCAGAGCTGCGGAACGGCCCCgccccagagaagctgcccGCTACATCGCTGCCAAGCGGGGCGCCCTTCAAAGCCACCTGTGTGGGCACAGCGCTGCCCCGTGCCGCAGCCCAGAGCCCAGAGCCTCCCAGGTCCGCGTCATCCCTGGGCTCCAGCACCACCAGCGGAGCACGCTCAGCTGAAGCAgatcatccccagcagagctccTGGGAGGAAAGGATGCCGCCTGCCCGGGCCacatccccagtgctgctgggcctCACCCAGCAGCCCGGGAGCACTGCGCATAGAGCCCGTGACTCGGAGGAGGACTCgggaagcagcagtgctgccagccCAGCGCATGCTGCAGTGGGGAAGCTGGTCACAGTTTCCCAGGAGGCCGGGAGCAgaaccagcagctccagcacctctcGGGAGACGGACCGTGGCACCGACGTCCCCAGTGCCGCGCCGGCCGCCCCCACAGCCACCAGGTGCAGGAAGGCGAAATGCCCCTGGTCGGCCAGCGCCgctgtggggcagagcagcGGCACATCACCACCACCGGCCAAGAAGCTGGCGCTCTCTGCCAGAAAG tccctgcagggcaggaagcTGCACAGGAGTGCCCACCACGCGTGGCATCGCGCGCAagttgctggcagcagcttcccacCGAACAGCAGCCGCCCCAGCTCggctctgctgcctttgggCACGTGCAG cagggaggagctCAGCCCGGTCACCACTGGCTCCTTCACAAAGAAGAGGCGGCAcgaggcaggcagcagcctcGGTGCTCCAGCGGCTCAAGAGGAGGTCTCCATCCCACACAAGAAGAGAGTTCTTACTGCAGAGGTCTCTGAGCCCCTGGAAGGGCCAGAGGCAGCAGATCGCATCTGTGATGAGGAGGCGCCGGACTCGCAGGCCCAGGAGAGCTGGCCCATGTCATCCCCCCGTGCCCACCCAGACTGGGAGCCCACCTCTGCCACGAGGAGGGAAAAgacaaggaggaggagaatggAGGAGAG ctgcagcttgGCTGCTGTGAAGGCCTGGAGGGCAAAGAAGCAGCGAACGGAGGCTGACGTGGCCAGGCACCACAAGAACACGTGGAAGGGAGATGCTAGGAGTAAGGCCGTGGGGGAGCCAGCTACCAACGTCGTCTGTGCTGCAG CTTCCTGGTTGTGCTCACATTCTACCTCCTGCCCTTGCTTGGGTTCCTGCATGCCAGTGTGCTGcttgtgcagcagagcagccttAAGATATCCAGGAAGAGGATCGGCTCCTCTGCAGACAGGTGGAGGGGCGAAGATTTacccccagctcctccctgcccaggacAGGCCCCA TGGCAGCGgacagccaggctggggctgggcacaggcactgccctgCTGCCCAAAGGCCTGGACATGA
- the CANT1 gene encoding soluble calcium-activated nucleotidase 1: MPVPPCDESMSPLRISIGGLPVLASMTKGADPRFRLRWKAIVLSSACVGFVLLLFCLHRSSPARHGLPNPHNWQLNLQAGDRYNDTYPLSPPQRNPEGVRYRIGVIADLDTQSRASEEHTWFSYLKKGYLVLSDSGDSVTVEWDKDESMLQSHLAEKGRGMELSELVVFNGKLYAVDDRTGVVYQIEGNKVVPWVILPDGDGTVGKGFKAEWLAVKDEHLYVGGLGKEWTTTTGEVVNENPEWVKVVGYKGNVGHENWVANYNALRAAAGIRPPGYLIHESVSWSDTLQRWFFLPRRASHERYNEKADERRGTNLLLSSTQDFGDVTVGRVGDVVPTHGFSSFKFIPDTDDQIIVALKSEEDNGKIASYIMAFTLDGRFLLPETRIGSVKYEGIEFI, from the exons ATGCCCGTCCCGCCCTGCGATGAGTCTATGAGCCCCCTCCGGATCAGCATTGGTGGTCTGCCTGTCCTCGCGTCCATGACCAAGGGTGCTGACCCCCGCTTCCGACTACGCTGGAAGGCCATCGTGCTGTCATCAGCCTGCGTGgggtttgtgctgctgctcttctgcctgCACCGATCCTCCCCGGCACGGCACGGTCTGCCCAATCCTCACAACTGGCAGCTCAACCTGCAGGCAGGGGACCGCTACAATGACACCTACCCGCTGTCCCCACCCCAGAGGAACCCCGAGGGTGTGCGCTACCGCATCGGAGTCATCGCGGATCTGGACACACAGTCCCGGGCCTCTGAGGAGCACACCTGGTTCAGTTACCTGAAGAAGGGCTACCTGGTGCTGTCAGACAGTGGGGACAGCGTGACAGTGGAGTGGGACAAAGACGAGAGCATGCTGCAGTCCCACCTGGCTGAGAAGGGCAGGGGCATGGAGCTCTCCGAGCTGGTTGTCTTCAATGGGAAGCTGTACGCCGTGGATGACCGGACAGGAGTGGTCTATCAGATTGAGGGCAACAAGGTGGTGCCCTGGGTGATCCTCCCAGATGGCGATGGCACAGTGGGGAAAG GCTTCAAGGCAGAGTGGCTGGCAGTGAAGGATGAGCACCTCTACGTAGGGGGACTGGGCAAGGAGTGGACCACGACGACAGGGGAGGTGGTGAACGAGAACCCCGAGTGGGTGAAGGTCGTTGGCTACAAGGGCAACGTGGGCCATGAAAACTGGGTGGCGAACTACAACGCactgagggctgcagcaggcatCCGACCACCAG gttACCTGATCCATGAGTCGGTGTCCTGGAGTGACACGCTGCAGCGCTGGTTCTTCCTGCCACGCCGCGCCAGCCATGAGCGCTACAATGAGAAGGCGGACGAGCGGCGCGGCACCAACCTGCTGCTGAGCTCCACGCAGGACTTCGGGGACGTGACGGTGGGACGCGTGGGGGACGTGGTCCCCACTCACGGCTTCTCCTCCTTCAAGTTCATCCCAGACACGGACGACCAGATCATCGTGGCGTTGAAATCAGAAGAGGACAATGGCAAGATCGCCAGCTACATCATGGCCTTCACGCTGGACGGGCGCTTCCTCCTGCCTGAGACCAGGATCGGGAGTGTGAAATACGAGGGCATTGAGTTTATTTAA
- the TIMP2 gene encoding metalloproteinase inhibitor 2, whose amino-acid sequence MPAALPSLLAWLLVLLLGRARPADACSCSPIHPQQAFCNADVVIRAKAMSAKEVDSGNDIYGNPIKRIQYEIKQIKMFKGPDKDIEFIYTAPSTAVCGRLLDTGGKKEYLIAGKSEGNGKMHITLCDLVSTWDSLSPTQKKSLNQRYQMGCECKISRCLSIPCFVSSSDECLWTDWAMEKNNVDGRQAKHYACIKRSDGSCAWYRGMAPPKQEFLDIEDP is encoded by the exons ATGCCCGCCGCGCTGCCCAGCCTGCTGGCCTGGCTGCTCGTGCTGCTGCTCGGCAGGGCCCGCCCGGCCGACGCCTGCAGCTGCTCGCCCATCCACCCGCAACAGGCCTTCTGCAACGCGGACGTAG TGATCCGGGCAAAGGCCATGTCTGCCAAAGAGGTGGATTCAGGGAATGACATATACGGGAATCCGATCAAACGAATCCAGTATGAAATCAAGCAGATCAAG ATGTTCAAGGGCCCTGACAAGGACATAGAGTTCATCTACACGGCTCCATCCACCGCCGTGTGCGGCCGGCTGCTGGACACCGGCGGGAAAAAGGAATATCTCATTGCAG GCAAGTCAGAGGGCAATGGCAAGATGCACATCACGCTCTGTGACTTGGTCTCCACCTGGGACTCACTGAGCCCGACCCAGAAGAAGAGCCTAAACCAGCGGTACCAGATGGGCTGCGAATGCAAG ATCTCGCGCTGTCTCTCCATCCCCTGCTTCGTCTCCTCCTCGGATGAGTGTCTCTGGACAGACTGGGCAATGGAGAAGAACAACGTGGATGGGCGGCAAGCGAAGCACTACGcttgcatcaagaggagcgatGGCTCGTGTGCCTGGTACCGCGGCATGGCACCCCCCAAGCAAGAGTTTCTTGACATTGAGGACCCCTAA